DNA sequence from the Cellulophaga sp. HaHaR_3_176 genome:
TGTAGCAACTACCGATGGTAAACTGGTATAGAACAAACCTAAACTGATGACAGAAAAGCCTAAAATACATTTAAAGAGCAGTCCTCTTTTTTCTTTTTGATCTACAATATGGCCAGCAAATAGTGCCATAGAAACTGCAGGGATTACCTCCATTAAACCAATAATCCCCAAGGATAACGGATCTTTAGTTAAGGTATACACCTGCCATTCTATTACAATAAATTGCATGGACCATGCAAAAACCATAGCAAAACGGACTAGTAAAAATATATTGAATTCTTTAAAACGTAATGCTGCGTACGGATCCATAATTAAGAGAAAAAATAAGCTGTAAAGGTAAATAAGTACTCTAATTCATTCTAACAAAAGCTATTTAATATCCTTAAGTTTCAACTGCAAACTGACGGTACCTTGCCATTCATTTTCATCAATATTAAAAACAGCGCTAAAAGGTTTTTTATTTGATACAATACTTAATTTATCACCTAAATTAAAACCAATACCACCTATTGTAGGCGATCCATTTTGAGCAACTGTAAACTTTAAATGTTTACCATCTTCACCAACACCTTTAGCATAACCAGTATCTTTTAAATTATCTGTCATAAAAATAGGCGTCATATTTCCTGGTCCAAAAGGCGCAAATTGATTGATAATGCGCATTAATTTTGGCGTAATATCTTTCAAATCCATTTGCAAATCAATTCCTATTTCAGGAATTAACAATTCAGGATCGATAGTTTCTGAAACTACTTTTTCAAACTGAGCTTTAAAACTGCTATACTGATCTTCTGATAAAGTAAGTCCGGCAGCATATTTATGCCCTCCAAACTGCTCAATAAATTCAGCACACCCCTCTAAGGCGTTGTATACATCAAAACCTTTTACAGAACGTGCTGATGCCGCTAACTTATCGCCACTTTTTGTAAAAACTAATGTAGGTCTGTAATATGTTTCTATTAACCTTGACGCTACAATACCTATTACACCTTTATGCCAAGTATCTTTATAAACAACAGATGTAAAACCTTCTTCTTCTTTGTTTTCAACTATCTGTAACAAAGCTTCCTCGGTAATCTCCTTATCTAACCCTTTTCTATCAGAATTAAATTTTTCGATACCGGCAGCAAACTCTTCTGCCTGTGTTAAATTGGTTTCTGTTAATAGGTTTACAGCATGCTGTCCGTGTTCCATTCTACCTGCCGCATTTATTCGCGGGGCTATAATAAATACAACATCTGTAATGGTTAAAATTGTTTTATTAATCTGGCTTATAATCGCCTTAAAACCTGCACGTGGGTTAGTGTTAATTACTTTTAAGCCATAATAGGCCAACACCCTATTTTCACCCGTAATAGGCACAATATCTGCTCCAATAGCCGTAGCTACTAAATCTAAATAAGGAATTAAATCTTCAATAGTTTCTCCTTGCCTAGAACCCAAAGCTTGTATCAATTTAAAGCCTACCCCACACCCGCAGAGTTCATCATACGGATAATTACAATCGCTTCTCTTAGGATCCAAAATAGCTATAGCGTCTGGCAAGGTATCACCAGGTCTATGGTGGTCGCAAATAATAAAATCTACGCCCTTTTCTTTGGCATAAGCCACTTTATCTACTGCTTTTACCCCGCAATCTAAGGCAATTATTAAAGAGAAGTTATTATCCTCTGCAAAATCAATTCCTTTGTAAGACACGCCATAACCTTCTGCATATCTATCTGGAATATAGGTAGCCACATTGGGATAAAAAGATAATAAATACGAAGACATTAAGGCTACCGCTGTGGTACCATCTACATCATAATCGCCAAAAACTAGAATATTCTCTCCTTCATTAATTGCCGTTTCTATACGCGCTACCGCAATATCCATATCCTTCATCAAGAAAGGATCATGTAAATGCTCTAGCTCTGGTCGAAAAAACAACTTTGCCTCTTCGTAAGTGTTGACACCTCTTTGAACTAATAGCTGAGCTACTAAATCATCAACATTTAAAGCTTTTGCAAGTTCTTTAATTTTTTGCTCTTCGGGTTTGGCTTTTATAGTCCAGCGCATTCAATATTAAGTTCAGTAAACTATTTATTATGAAAAAAAGTTTTAATTTCTACATCTGCAAACTGACGAAACATTTCCATAACACCACAATATTTTTCCACAGATAAATCTACCGCTCTTTGCAGCTTATCTTCTTTTAAATTTGCTCCATGAAAATGGTATTCTACAGCAACTTTATCATAAAATTTTGGGTGCTCATCAGTTAAATTTGCAATCGTTTCAATATGAAACTCTTCTACATCTAACTTCATTTTTTTTATCAAAGCAGCAATGTCTAAACCAGAACAACCAGCTAATGAAGAAAGCATAAGTGCTTTGGGTCTGTACCCATTACCATCGCCACCGTCTTCTCTAGCTATATCTATTTTTAATGAATGACCTGAAGGGTTTGTACTTTCAAAAGTCATGTTATCTAACCACTTTGTTGAAATATGATTTGTAGTGCTCATAATTTTTCGTTTCTTGTTAGTGAAATTGACTTCAAAAATACAAAACAAAAAGCATTATGGCATTAGTACAACCTTTAGATCCGAATCATGATAATGAAACTAAAGAATTAGCAGAATTCTTTAATGAAACACTAGGTTTTTGTCCGAACTCGGTATTAACCATGCAACACAGACCGGCAATTTCTAAAGCTTTTATAAATTTAAATAAAGCTGTAATGGCTAATGAAGGTAGAGTAACATCTGCCTTAAAACGTATGATTGCTTGGGTTAGTAGTAATGTTACTGGCTGCCGTTATTGCCAAGCACATGCCATCAGAGCCGCAGAACGCTACGGAGCAGAGCAAGAGCAATTAGATAATATTTGGGAATACAGAACTCATGCTGCTTTCTCTGAGGCAGAACGTGCTGCATTAGATTTTTCATTGCAAGCATCTCAAGTACCTAATGGTGTTGATGCCGAAATAAAAGAACGTTTATACCAGTATTGGAATGAAGGTGAAATTGTAGAAATGCTAGGAGTTATTTCTCTTTTTGGCTATTTAAATAGGTGGAATGATTCTATGGGAACCACTATAGAAAATGGCGCTGTTGAAAGTGCGGATCAATATTTAGGAAAAACAGGCTGGGAGAAAGGCAAACACGATGGATCGCAGTATTAACTGAGTGAAAATTTTCAGGTAAACATTTTAAAATAGCTAAATAAACAACAAGCCCTGCCTATTTTTCGTGGGGTTTATTTTTTACAGATAAGTTTTTCAAATACTCAATTCCCCATCGTTTGGCACTTCAAATTCTGGGCATGATTTTTTAAGTTTACTATATTCTTCTGAAGTAACATCTAACCAATAATCTTCTCCTAAGAGCTTGAAAAAATATCGTTCATCAATATGTTTTTGGTACATATTATCAACTTTGGTTATGTATGAGCTTTGAATACTATCTGTCACAGTATCTTTAACTTCTATACGATGCGAATTCTCATTTAAATAATGAATGTATAAATTGTCTTTACAGATTAGTAAGTTTTTAGGTTCTCCTGTACCAAGGTCCCAAATTACATTATTTTTTTTCAGGTGTAATCTATATTTAAACGTGTGTATGGTACCGTAATTATGTTTCGTTAGTATACCTATTGAAGTAGTTTCTGTACTTGTTTTTTCGATTGCTACATGTGTTCCGTTAGAAAGTACAATGCTCTTTTTTGAAGTGTGCTCTTCTACTTTTTTATCGCAAGCGGAAAACAATATGAATATGGCAATTACACATCCTAATTTACAAATTAAACTTTTCAATTTTATTTTTTTTCGACTAAAGCTTCCCCCTCAAAAGAAAGACCACCTAAACCAGTTTTCATAAAGTTACGAATGTTTTGGTGTCCTGCTCCCGTTGGATCTTTTAAAACGTCATTAAAATAATATGTACCAAAGCAAGCTAATGTTTCCTCTTTTGTAAAATTCTGCTTTTTTGCTAAAGCAAACAATTTACAAGAACCAGAATTTTCGTCGCTTGCATTGTTCAGTTCTCCATTTTTAAAAGCTGTAGGCGTAAAATCATAATTCGCCTCAATAGTTGCCATTGTTTCAGTAAATTCAACTTGATCTGGAGTATTACGTAGCTTATTTTTAAAATCTTCTATTTTCATCTTTATTATTTTTTTCCTGCTACTACAATTACAATTTCTCCTTTTGGTGGCTTATCTGTATAATGTTTTAATACTTCTTCAGCAGTACCTCTAATCGTTTCTTCGTATAGTTTTGTCAATTCACGAGAAACGGAAACCTGCCTGTCTGCTCCAAAATATTCTACAAAATGACCTAGTGTTTTTGCTAATTTATGCGGCGATTCGTAAAAAATTATGGTTCTAGTTTCTTCTCCTAACAATTTCAACCTTGTTTGACGGCCTTTTTTTACGGGTAAAAAACCTTCAAAAACAAACTTATCATTAGGTAAACCACTATTTACAAGTGCCGGTACAAATGCTGTTGCACCAGGTAAACAATCGACCTCAATATTGTGTTCTACACATGCGCGAGTTAATAAAAACCCAGGGTCAGAAATGGCAGGTGTACCTGCATCTGATATAAGAGCTATAGTTTCGCCTGCAAGAATTCGTTTTACAATAGTATCTACCGTTTTATGCTCGTTATGCATATGGTGGCTTTGCATTTGTGTACCAATCTCTAAATGGTGTAAAAGCTTACCACTAGTTCGAGTATCTTCAGCAAGAATTAAATCTGCTTCTTTTAATACACGGATAGCTCTTAGTGTAATATCTTCTAAATTGCCTATTGGTGTTGGTACGATATAGAGTTTTCCCATTGGGTAAAATTACGGTCTTGCCTTTTTGCCCGCAAAATAAGAAATTATTAATCCGATGAACGCTAATAATGCAAATAAAAACTGCCCGTCATTTGCTGCAATGTGTGCGAAAAAGGCTAATACCACATCAAAGAAAAAACCTGCGTAAGCCCATTCTTTTAATTTTTTTGAGAAATTACCTAAAATAGCAATAAGGCCTAATATTTTAGCAAAAGCTAATGGATAAACAAGATATGTGGGATAACCTAAGCCTTTAAAAGCGCCTTGAATTGCTTCGTTATTAAGAATATACATTTGAATTGAGAACAACATTATTGCGGTTAACAAAACTGTACCAATCCAATATAATACTTTTATAAATTTCATACCAAACACTGATTTATAGTTTTTAAAGACTATAAGTCATCGTTAAACAAATTTACTTACAGAATTTATTTTGCAAATTTTCTTGCAATCAACTCCATAAATCGAGCTTCATATTCTTCCTTTCCTACCCAGTTATTATAATCTGGCTTTACCATATTTGCAATAAAAGAAACGGACCTTTCTTCTGAATCAATAGTACTTAGCTGAGACAAAACTCGGCTGTAATCTTCCATACTATTATCAAACAAGTGTTTTACAAAAGCTAATTTATCATTTAAACCAACTTTTATATCTCTTTGAAAATTATCGTTAATAGACTTTTTTATTTCTTCAGTCGTAATTTTTTCTGCTTCTACAGGCATGAAAATTTCTTTATCATTTTTCATTAATGCAGGCTCTGCCATAAAATCAGCAAACACATCTTCAGCATCAGCCGAAAATGGCATTTCAGAAACCATACCTTTAATAGTATCCATACCTGGTATCGCAATATCTTCTTCGTGAGGGTTACTTTCAGGTACTAATTTACTTTCATTCATAACGGCAGTTGCCAACTCTTCAAACTTTGTAGCAATAGCATTGTTGGTAACATCAATTTCAATATCATTTAACTCTTCATCTATAAATTTTAGAACAGCTAGCTTCTCATATAATTCTTTAGTTGCGGCATACATCTGATTTATATCTGTTAAATCATTAGATGTTATAATATTAGTCGCAATTTTAACTAATTTCTTTTTCAACTGTTTCTTCATCTGTTGCAATTTTTAATTTCTTTTAAATTTAAGAGCAAGACATAATTGAACTATGCTTATAAAATTTTATTCTATCAATTATAAAAGACGGTGATTCTTTTAGTAGCTTTGCTTGTTCGTTTTTATTAAAAACGAAAAACATATTACTTTCGTCTAAAATTACAAAATGTTTCTCGAAAATACAGTTAACCCTAAAGAACAATTTGGCTGGATCGAAGTTATCTGCGGTTCAATGTTTTCTGGTAAGACAGAGGAACTGATAAGAAGACTTAAAAGAGCTCAGTTTGCAAAACAAAAGGTAGAAATTTTTAAACCTCAAGTCGATACGCGTTATCATGACGAGATGGTTGTTTCTCATGATGCCAACGAAATTAGATCTACACCAGTACCTGCAGCTGCAAATATTCGCCTTTTGGCAGATGGTTGCGATGTTGTTGGTATTGACGAAGCTCAATTTTTTGATGATGAAATAGTATCTGTCTGTAATGACCTTGCTAATAAAGGTATTCGTGTGCTTGTTGCTGGTTTAGATATGGATTTTAAAGGAAACCCTTTTGGACCAATGCCTGCTTTAATGGCTACCGCTGAATACGTTACAAAAGTACATGCCATTTGCACTCGCACTGGTAACTTAGCCAATTATAGTTTTCGAAAATCTACCAATGATAAATTGGTGCTTTTAGGCGAAACAGAAGCTTATGAACCTTTAAGTAGAGCTGCTTTTTACAAAGCCATGTTACGTGAAAAAGTTAAAGATATTGATGTTACTGTCGATGAAATAAAAGACGCTAATAAAAAAACCTGATGTCTAAGGCACAACAAACCGTTCTAGAAATAAATTTAAAATCTTTAGAACACAACTATACATATTTACGAAGCAAGCTTAAACCAAGCACCAAATTTATGGGTGTTGTAAAAGCATATGCTTATGGCAGTGATTCTGTAAAACTTTCGCAAAAATTGGTTGCTTTAGGCGCTGAATATTTAGCAGTTGCTTATGCTGAAGAAGGTGTTGTTTTGCGTGATGCAGGTATAAAAGTACCCATACTTGTTTTACATGCACAAACAGTAAGCTTTGACACTATTATTGACAAATGTTTAGAACCTACCATATACTCTGAACGTATTTTAAAAGGCTTTGTAATTGCTGCTAAAAATAAAGGCCAGAAAAATTATCCGATACATTTAAAATTTAATACTGGATTAAACAGATTAGGTTTTGATGAAAGTGACATTACGAGTATCATAGCCCACTTGAACCAAACCGATGCTGTAAAAGTGACTTCTATCTTTTCTCATTTAGCGGCTTCTGAAGATTTAAATGAAAAAGAATTTACAGTAAATCAAATACATAAATTTCAAAAAATAATTACCAAAATTGATAATGCTTTACCTTATGCTACTTTTAAGCATTTGGCAAATACATCTGGTATTTTAAATTACCCAGAAGCACATTTTGATTTAGTCAGAAGTGGAATTGGTATAAATGGGTTTGGAAATGATCAATCAGAAGATCAAAAATTAATTCCGATAGCCACTTTAAAAACAAACATATCGCAAATACACCATCTAGCCGCTAACGAAAGTGTTGGTTATAACAGAGCATATACTTCAAATAAAAAAATTGTGAGCGCGACATTACCTATTGGGCATGCTGATGGTATTGGTAGAATTTATGGGAATGGGAATGGTTTTGTTTCTATAAACGGAAAAACGGCTCATATTATTGGCAATACCTGTATGGATATGATTATGGTTGATGTAACTGATATTGAATGTAATGAAGGAGATGAAGTTATCATTTTTGGGCCAAGCTCGAGTGCTACTAAATTAGCTGAGCAAGCTAGGACTATTTCCTACGAATTAATTACAGGCATTTCTCAGAGGGTAAAGCGCGTATTCGTTGAAAAATAAATATTCTCTTCACATTTATTTAAGAATCTTTTTTTTTAGTAAATTGCGCCAGTAAACAATTAACTAATATTAAAAAACACTAAATCATGTTAAAAGAATTTAAAGAATTTGCCATGAAAGGCAATTTGGTAGATATCGCTGTAGCTTTTGTTATGGGTGCTGCCTTTAACAAAGTTGTTGCTTCTTTCACAGGAGGTATCGTATCACCAATAATTGGATTGATTTTCAATGCAAATTTCAAAGACTTAAAGTACATTATGAAGCCAGGAACTTTAAATGATGCTGGAGAAACAGTAGGTGAAGTAGCTCTTTTATACGGAGATTTCATGACTAATATTATTGACTTTGTAATCGTTGCATTTGTAATGTTTATGGTTGTTAAAGGTGTTAACAATATGAAAAAACCAAAAGAAGAAGCTCCAGCTGCGCCAGCAGGACCAACACAAGAAGAACTTCTTGCTCAGATTAGAGATTTGTTGAAAAAATAACAAAATCATTTACTCTTTAAAAGAGTAATACCGCTGCACTGCAGTTTAACTTTAAACCGTCAATACATTTCGCTAATGTTATTGACGGTTTTTTTTTAAATAAAGGAATTGAAAATTATATCTACATTAACTTTTGATAATGGTTTATCAAAGTAACCACAAACTAAAGCGTGATTTTTTATACGCTCTCTATCTTTTGAATTACCAAAAGCGGAAATTGCATAAATTTTAAGATTGTTCACATTTTTAAATTTTTTTTCAAATTCTTCTAGAAACTCCCAACCATCCATCTCTGGCATCACAAGATCTAAAAGTATAATATCAGGCATACTATCTGGTTGATTAGATAGTATGCTTAAAAAATCTTTGGCATTATCATATGTGCTTATAGAGCAAGAAACATCTGATTGTCCTAATTTATATTGCGTTGCAAATTGCGAGACTAAATCATCATCAATTATGCAAATGTTTAAAGCCATTGTTATTTTTTTTCAAAGTAAAAGGGAAAAGTACAGAATGTTAAGTTAAATCTAAATTCTTTTAGCATTAAAATAAATAATCAATTGTTACAAATAAAACAATTTGTTATATTTTAATTAATACATTAAAACAACCTTGTTCAGTATGCCCTATTAAACTACATTTGTGTTTCTAAATTTTAAATGATGAAAGTAGCAGTTGTAGGTGCAACAGGAATGGTAGGCGAAGTTATGTTAAAAGTATTAGCAGAACGCAATTTTCCTATTACAGAATTATTATTAGTAGCTTCAGAACGCTCTGTAGGTAAAAAGATGACTTACCAAGGAAAAGAAATTACAGTAATAGGCTTAGCAGATGCCGTAGCAGCAAAGCCAAATATTGCCATATTTTCAGCAGGTGGAGATACCTCTGCAGAATGGGCTCCAAAATTTGCAGAAGTAGGTACTACAGTTATCGATAATTCTTCAGCTTGGCGTATGGACCTTACTAAGAAATTAGTGGTTCCTGAAATTAATGCATCTGAATTAACAAAAGAGGATAAAATTATTGCAAACCCAAATTGCTCTACCATACAATTAGTAATGGTACTAGCTCCTTTGCATAAAAAATATAAAATGAAAAGAGTAGTTATTTCTACCTACCAATCTGTT
Encoded proteins:
- the mscL gene encoding large-conductance mechanosensitive channel protein MscL produces the protein MLKEFKEFAMKGNLVDIAVAFVMGAAFNKVVASFTGGIVSPIIGLIFNANFKDLKYIMKPGTLNDAGETVGEVALLYGDFMTNIIDFVIVAFVMFMVVKGVNNMKKPKEEAPAAPAGPTQEELLAQIRDLLKK
- a CDS encoding two-component system response regulator, translating into MALNICIIDDDLVSQFATQYKLGQSDVSCSISTYDNAKDFLSILSNQPDSMPDIILLDLVMPEMDGWEFLEEFEKKFKNVNNLKIYAISAFGNSKDRERIKNHALVCGYFDKPLSKVNVDIIFNSFI
- a CDS encoding carboxymuconolactone decarboxylase family protein produces the protein MALVQPLDPNHDNETKELAEFFNETLGFCPNSVLTMQHRPAISKAFINLNKAVMANEGRVTSALKRMIAWVSSNVTGCRYCQAHAIRAAERYGAEQEQLDNIWEYRTHAAFSEAERAALDFSLQASQVPNGVDAEIKERLYQYWNEGEIVEMLGVISLFGYLNRWNDSMGTTIENGAVESADQYLGKTGWEKGKHDGSQY
- the rsmI gene encoding 16S rRNA (cytidine(1402)-2'-O)-methyltransferase yields the protein MGKLYIVPTPIGNLEDITLRAIRVLKEADLILAEDTRTSGKLLHHLEIGTQMQSHHMHNEHKTVDTIVKRILAGETIALISDAGTPAISDPGFLLTRACVEHNIEVDCLPGATAFVPALVNSGLPNDKFVFEGFLPVKKGRQTRLKLLGEETRTIIFYESPHKLAKTLGHFVEYFGADRQVSVSRELTKLYEETIRGTAEEVLKHYTDKPPKGEIVIVVAGKK
- a CDS encoding OsmC family protein — protein: MSTTNHISTKWLDNMTFESTNPSGHSLKIDIAREDGGDGNGYRPKALMLSSLAGCSGLDIAALIKKMKLDVEEFHIETIANLTDEHPKFYDKVAVEYHFHGANLKEDKLQRAVDLSVEKYCGVMEMFRQFADVEIKTFFHNK
- a CDS encoding HopJ type III effector protein, coding for MKIEDFKNKLRNTPDQVEFTETMATIEANYDFTPTAFKNGELNNASDENSGSCKLFALAKKQNFTKEETLACFGTYYFNDVLKDPTGAGHQNIRNFMKTGLGGLSFEGEALVEKK
- the recJ gene encoding single-stranded-DNA-specific exonuclease RecJ — encoded protein: MRWTIKAKPEEQKIKELAKALNVDDLVAQLLVQRGVNTYEEAKLFFRPELEHLHDPFLMKDMDIAVARIETAINEGENILVFGDYDVDGTTAVALMSSYLLSFYPNVATYIPDRYAEGYGVSYKGIDFAEDNNFSLIIALDCGVKAVDKVAYAKEKGVDFIICDHHRPGDTLPDAIAILDPKRSDCNYPYDELCGCGVGFKLIQALGSRQGETIEDLIPYLDLVATAIGADIVPITGENRVLAYYGLKVINTNPRAGFKAIISQINKTILTITDVVFIIAPRINAAGRMEHGQHAVNLLTETNLTQAEEFAAGIEKFNSDRKGLDKEITEEALLQIVENKEEEGFTSVVYKDTWHKGVIGIVASRLIETYYRPTLVFTKSGDKLAASARSVKGFDVYNALEGCAEFIEQFGGHKYAAGLTLSEDQYSSFKAQFEKVVSETIDPELLIPEIGIDLQMDLKDITPKLMRIINQFAPFGPGNMTPIFMTDNLKDTGYAKGVGEDGKHLKFTVAQNGSPTIGGIGFNLGDKLSIVSNKKPFSAVFNIDENEWQGTVSLQLKLKDIK
- a CDS encoding thymidine kinase → MFLENTVNPKEQFGWIEVICGSMFSGKTEELIRRLKRAQFAKQKVEIFKPQVDTRYHDEMVVSHDANEIRSTPVPAAANIRLLADGCDVVGIDEAQFFDDEIVSVCNDLANKGIRVLVAGLDMDFKGNPFGPMPALMATAEYVTKVHAICTRTGNLANYSFRKSTNDKLVLLGETEAYEPLSRAAFYKAMLREKVKDIDVTVDEIKDANKKT
- a CDS encoding DoxX family protein, which translates into the protein MKFIKVLYWIGTVLLTAIMLFSIQMYILNNEAIQGAFKGLGYPTYLVYPLAFAKILGLIAILGNFSKKLKEWAYAGFFFDVVLAFFAHIAANDGQFLFALLAFIGLIISYFAGKKARP
- the alr gene encoding alanine racemase, with the translated sequence MSKAQQTVLEINLKSLEHNYTYLRSKLKPSTKFMGVVKAYAYGSDSVKLSQKLVALGAEYLAVAYAEEGVVLRDAGIKVPILVLHAQTVSFDTIIDKCLEPTIYSERILKGFVIAAKNKGQKNYPIHLKFNTGLNRLGFDESDITSIIAHLNQTDAVKVTSIFSHLAASEDLNEKEFTVNQIHKFQKIITKIDNALPYATFKHLANTSGILNYPEAHFDLVRSGIGINGFGNDQSEDQKLIPIATLKTNISQIHHLAANESVGYNRAYTSNKKIVSATLPIGHADGIGRIYGNGNGFVSINGKTAHIIGNTCMDMIMVDVTDIECNEGDEVIIFGPSSSATKLAEQARTISYELITGISQRVKRVFVEK